A window of Halichoerus grypus chromosome 15, mHalGry1.hap1.1, whole genome shotgun sequence genomic DNA:
ATAAGAAAGCTGGAAGTTAAGAGCAAATTGCAGATCCATGATGGAAGTGACACAGAGGGACTGACTCAGGAGTGGCttgggccagggctggggagggagaaggctaCTTCAGTTTGGGTGTCAGGAGGTGACGCTTGAGCAGAGATTTGAGTGGTGGGAAGAAATTCAAAGGTCAAGGCAAGAGCCTGCCAGGCCAAGGGAACAGCTGGTGCAAATGCTCAGAGGCTCAACTTAGGAAGGTAGAACAAACATCAATAAGGACACCGTGCTGGTGGGGGTAAGGGGAGTCCCTGGTAGGGGTCTCAAAGCTCAGATGTTAGGCCTTGGGGTCCGGCTTTTATTGTAGTTGCAATGGGAAACCATTTGAGGGCTTTAAGCAAGGTGgtggttttctattttagttgttgtttttttaagattttatttattcatttcacggagagagcgagcaagcacaagcaaggggagcaacagagggagagagagaagcaggctccccactgagcaaggagcccgacaggAGACTcgaacctgagccgaaggcagatgcttaacggactgagccacccaggcgcccctctattttatAGTTTGAGTCCTTTGGATGACTTATAGACCGTAACAGACTGGAGGGGGCAAAAGATGACCAGTTCAGATTACTGCGCTCAACCAACCATAAAATGAAGGGGCTCAGACCAGGCTACGAACAGTGAGGAGCTTAACAACTGGGCACATCTGGGATGGTCTGGTATTTTATTGGTGGACTGGATGTGGAAGACAGAGAAGCAAGAAGAATCAGGAAGACTCCTTAGAATTTGGGCTGAGTAACTGGGGACAGTGCTGCTGTTTCCTGGGATGGGAAGGCTTGGGGGTGAGCAGACTTTCTTAGGGGGAAATCAAGGGTTTGCCGTGGGCCATGTTAGGTTTGAGGTGCCGGCGTGACCTCCAAGAGATGGTGGGCAGTGGGTCACCTATATGAGCTGGAGCCCTTGGGAAGGGTGTGGCCAGAGAGGATGCAACTCGGCGGGCCTGGTATAGCAGCTGCAGGGGCAGGATCTGAGTTCTGCCTGGTAAGGCCCCCGCAGCAGGGTCGTGCCCGCCAAGAGTGCTCACCGATTTTTCTGGTGCACCTTCAACACCTGCTTTTGGAGCAGGTACTCCCTGAGAGCCTGCACGTCATAGAAGCGGTCAGCCAGGAACTGGAGCAGGGACCTCCCCTTCTTCTGACTGCCCTCCGGGGCCACTGCCCTGCTCAGGCCACGGATGCCCCTGGCACCCCGGTTCCATACTGGCATCACCaggtgcaggggctggggaggacaggaaaggagaggctgagcctggagcctcctGTGAGAGTCAGAGTTGGATCCCCCTGTTCTtggtcctcctcctcctgcacaccccccgcccccccccactgctTCTTCCTGGTTCACAAAATTCTCCTTTCAGAACTTCCAAATTCTGCTTTTGAGATCCCCCAAATTTCCTCATGTTTCTCCCAAGTTCTTCCCCTTAATCAACCTAAATTCTCTCTGATTTGGCCAAACATTCTTGGTCTTACCATTTTCCCCCCGATCTTTTCCTAAacccttatttttctttgaagaccTCTATTATCTGACCTCTCAATTTCCCACAAAATACCCCCTTAATTTTATCCAATTTTCCCTGGAGTCTTCCTGAATAACCCATTTCTTAACCccaaaatatcttaatttctctcCAAATCACCCTTAATTTACCTGTTAAAGCCCCCAAACTCTTCCTTCAATTTCCCTTCAGTGTTCTCTTGGCCTgctccaatttctttttctgcttcaacCAAATTTTCTCGGTAATTTGCCCAAATCCTTATTTTCCCTCAAAAATTCCTAGGTCCCCAACCACTCACCTTAGTCTTCCTTAAACCCATTCCTTGACTTTAGGTCTTTCTTCCTAAATTCTCTCCTCGAATATCGCAAATTCTCCCCTTAATTTCCCTTAGGTCTTTCCCTTGGAACTTCCACCTTCACGTTTTGGTTCCTGTCCCCGACCTCCATCGTCCCTTTGGCTTTCCATAAAAATGCATAACTCTCCCATGAGCTTCCCTCACCTGTACCCTTTGATCTCCTACCCGTGGACCTCAAACCCCAGCTTCTCCACCAAACTCACCCAAACCCGCTTCCCTGGAAGGTCCCACTCGCGCCCGCCCGACTCCCAGCCCCCACAATCGGGTCCCTTCCTCTGATTGGCTGGGTGCGCCATCTTCGGAACGCGCTCCCTGCTTTCCCATTGGTTTCTCTCCACCAAGTCCCCGCCCCGCTTCCTCTCTAAAGCGCCCCGGCTGTCTGCGACTCGCACCGATCCTTCTCGGCTCTCGAAGGTCGCATGTCAGCGCTCCCAGCATAAGCCTTAGCGGGAGAGGGCTCCCGCTCTCTCTTGCCCCTTGCTGCCTGGGTGTTGACAGAAACCCTGAAGGCGGGGCAGCAGAGCGGACTTCAATTTTGGGGCTCTAGGAGCTCCGGTCACTTACCGCCCTGGGCGCCGCCATCTTGCTAGGATTACGTAAACGGAAGGGGCCGGTTTTTCTCTGTCCACCCTCAAGGTTCAGCCTGAGACGTCTTTTCCTGTGGCCACGCCCCCTCCATGCTCCAGCTCTCCTTTTAAAGGCACCGCACTTTTTACTCTAGTTGAGAGATTGCTTCGAAAGCCATTTCCATGGTCTTTAACAGTGAGTCTCTGCAGCCTTTCCCTGGGAGAGCGTTCAGTCCTTCCTGTTAGAGTACCCTCCCTCCGACTGTACTCACAGTCCCCCtgagcttgcttcttcctccagCTTTCATTCGCTACCTCCTTAATGACTAGGAAACTGACCCAGTCATTCTTCACGCCTGGGTCAGGGAAGGAAAAGGTCTAGTGGGTGGTGAGGTTAGACTTTAGGGTAAGAGAGGTGAGATCTCAAAGTACTGTGATCGCGACTTCATTTTGGAGTCCAGCGCTCTCTCTCAGTGTGAAGATTTAATGTGAAGTCTTGTGGGTagaatcattcatttattcgcAGAGGTTTACTGAACACCTGCCACGTGGCCTGCACTGTTTTGGGTGCTCAGGTTACcatggtgaacaagacagacctTATCTCAGGGAGTCAGCATTCCAGGTGGGGAGAGGATGgacaagaaacaaatgaataagcaagataatttcagataatGTTTGATAAGAGGCACATAAGAACAGGCAATATAATTGGCAGTGACTAGGGGGTAAGGGAATCGGCAAAGGCCTTTCTGAAGAGGTGATATTTAAGCGGAggtgaaggatgagaaggaaacAGTTGTTCAAAGATCTGGGAGAAAGGTATTCCATGCAGACTAACAGCgagtgcaaaggcccaggggtgggaACCAGCTGGCACAGAGaagtaggagatgaggtcagagaggtgggCAGGAAGCTGACTGTGCCGAATTCCATTCTCAGGGGCATATCATGATCTgatttatgccttttatttatttttttattttatttatttattttagagatacagagagagcaagtggggggaggagcagaaggagagggacaagcagactgtgctgagtaCAGGGCCCGACtcggggctagatcccatgactgggagaccatgacctgagctgaaatcaagtcagacgattaaccgactgagccacccaggcgccccgatttatgtttttcaaagatcatttcggggcgcctgggtggctcggtcagtaaagtgtctgccttcggctcaggttatgatcccagtgtgctgggatccagcccagtgtcaggctctctgctcggttgggagcctgtttctccctcttcctctgcccctccccctgcttgtgtttgttctctctctctttctgtcaaataaataaataaagtcttttaaaaaaatatcatttgtgCCAGGTGGAGAACAGACTTTAGGCAGCAAGGGTGGAAGTTGGAGCCAGCAAAGAGGCTACTGCAGGAGTCCAGGCAAGAGAGGAATGGAGACAGGAGCAGGGGTGGGCCAATAGGAACTGGTGAGAAGTGCTCAGATTATGAGTTTATTTTGAAGGTTGAGCCAATAGCTCCAGAAACTAAAGGGATAGGGATGCCACTTAGGGAGATGGGGAGACGGGGAGACCAGGAAAGTGACAGGTTTGAAAGGCAGGTGTGGTGGGCTGAATAatggacccccccccaaaaaaaaaactcATGCCCTGATCCTTGGAACTTGTGAATCTGTTACTTTATATGGTAAATGGAAGATGTGATCAAGTTAAGAATCTGgagatggggggcgcctgggcggctcagtcgttaagcgtctgccttcggctcaggtcatgatcccagggtcctgggatcgagtcccacatcgggctccctgcttagcgggaagcctgcttctctctctcccactccccctgcttgcattctctctctctgtcgaaaaataaaaataaaatctaaaaaaaaaaaaaagaaagaaaagattaaaaaaaaaaagaatctggagatggggagattatcctgggcgATCAGGATGGGCCCAATTCGATGACAAGGGTCCCGTTAGATCGAGGCAGGGGGTCAGTCAGTAGGAGATGTGGTGGTAGGTGCAAGAGTGATACAGGGAAGGGGCAATGAGCCAAGGACTGCGGTGGTGGCGGCTTCTGGAAGCGGAGGGAGGCCGCGTCCCAGTCTTCGCCGTGGCAGGGCCCTCGCTAACAGTGATGGTATCCGTGGGCAGGTCAGGGGTCAGCAGAGCTGGCCGCTCAGTTAGCCAGTAGCCTGGACAGAGGTACCACAGCTGAGGGATCGGGGCTCCTCAGACACACTAATTGGGAAACCCTGGGGTGGCCCAAGTGCAGAAGACAAGGTCCAAGCTGGAGCAAGCCAGAGagtagagaggaaggaaggatggaggctgaggaggagggggtggggaggggcccaggagaGACCCAGGGCGGGACAGGTGAGGCCAGCCATCCACAGACACCCAGCCCCCACGAGGGGTTCGGCCTGAGAAGGGGTCAAGAGGGGTGGGGGTTTTGCCTCTGCCAGAGGGGCCGTGGCTGGACCCTTGTGAGCAGAGTTGAAGTTAGActttagaaggaagaaaatcctcGTGAGGCTGTCAGTTCTCACCGGAGAGCGGACTTTGAAATGctgacccaggcaccccctcacgCCCTTTGCTCCCCCCTTGCCTCGCCGGCTCCTCAGAGGACTGGGTCATTCTGGACCTTGTCACTTTCTGCTCCTGGCTGCCACTGCTCAGGGACTATGGAGCTTTGGAGGCAACTGAGGCAGGCGGGACTGGTGCCTCCGGGGctgggcccccctccccaggccctgagGGAGGTCCCCCCAGTGGGGAGAGCTGGCCAGACCCTCCTGTCCCCAGGGGCAGACACTGCAGGTGCCAGGGAGAGTCTGCTGTGGATCTGGGAGGAGCTGGTGAGTGAGGGGTTCGGAGGGGCAAGAGATggggtgcaggtgggggtggggagagagaacaggTGCGTGTATGGGAACGAATGGAATTGCAAAGGACCAGAGATTGAAGGACAGAAATTGAGAgacaataaaagagaaacaagcagagagacagagagataaatCCAAAGAGTGAGACAAGGGAgtagagagagacagggacagagacaaacagagggagagacagagatagaaagcagaGACTGAGAGCGACAACAGAGACAGACTCAAATTaaatctgagacagagagagacagtcaaaggcaggggcagagaaatagagacagaaacGGATatggaaagacagagacagaggcagagacaggcaaggtggggcagagagcagagagacaTCGTAAGGGaggcacagagacacagagacagtgaGGGACGACGAAATGGAGAGACAAagccagggagagacagaggcagagatcaaGAGCCCCTGGGAGAAGCCAGCTGACAGTCAAGGTCCGGGACAAGGTGAGGACCCTGCCCTGTGCCGCGGGCCCGGATTGTTAAAGAGAAGCTTACTTATGGCATCTATTAAAGATGgtgaagtggggcgcctgggtgactcagtcattaagggtctgccttcggctcaggtcatgatcccagggtcctgggatcgagccccgcatcgagccccgcatcgggctccctgctccgcggggagtttgcttctccctctcccactccccccgcttgtgttccctctctcgctgtctctctctctctgtcaaataaataaataaaatcttaaaaaaaaaaaaaaaagacggtgAAGTGGTAGGTGTAGGGGCCACTGtagcggggggggaggggggctgcggAGAGGTGGGCTCAGCTCTGAGCACAGCAGGGGCAAGTGGGGATTTCTAGCgaaggagagggtgggggtcAGCAGATGGGAAATCACTAGGCATGGCATCTGGCTGAATGGACCAACAGGATTCATGCTGGAGGCAGGCGGGGGAGATGAGGCGGGGCCTGGGCGTGGATGGGGGATGAGTAAACAGATGAGATATTGGGAGTGATCAGACGTGGAGGATGGGAGATTCTTGGTAAAACAGGATTTTACAAGGAAGCGCACAGATGGGCCCGGGAGAAGGTTTAGGAGCTTAGCTGAAGTTTGGTCAAGCAAAGAATCTTGGCCAGGACTCGAACAGGCTTGAGGTCAGGGGCACGCtgatatcccccccccccccccgccctctgGGGTGGGATGCCCATGACTCCACCTTCCCACTGGCAGGGGCACCTCCGCCAAGTGGACGTCCAGCTGCTGGGCCAGCTGTGCAGTCTGGGACTGGAGATGGGGGCACTGCGGGAGGAACTGGTCACCTTCCTGGAAGAGGAGGAGAGCCTCAtcgaggaagaggaggaggaagaggaggaggaagagcctgaggggaagcaggaggagggacacctgggggcCTCCTGCTCAGCCCCACACCACCACCTCCCTGACTTCGAGATGACCATCTGAGGCCCTGCTAGGTGCTTCTGATTGACACATGAATGAGATGCAAATTTATGCAAAGGAGGGGGCTTTTGCAGTCAGATCAACCTGCCAAGGTTGGGAATCAACCTGAGCAAATGCATTCTCTGAAGATGTCTGTCTGCACCCAGACTGAGGGGCTGGCCTGTGGGGTTTGCTGCCCATGTGGGAGGTTTGCAGGTTTATTTGCCGATGAACTGCATGCAAGAGTGTTGCAGGGGACACGTGGGTCTTTGCAGATAGGATGGGAGATGCTTGCTGATGATCAAGGCCGTCCAGTACCGTGGCCAGGGCCCGCAAGTGGCCACTGAAACGTGGCTGGTCTGAACTGCGGTGTGCAGGACGCGTAACCACAGATCGCATTTCAAAAGCTTAGtatgataaaaagaataaaaaacagttCAATAATCTAAAAAATTTGTTGGAATGCTAATATTTTCCACATAatgggataaataaaaatattactaaagtGAATTTCACCTgggtatttgaaaattttttaatgtggtaaaatatatataataaaatttaccattttctccatttttaagtgtacagctcagtggtattaaatccatccacactgttgtgcaaccatcatcaccatctgtttccagaactcttcatcttaTAACCCCGAAACTggacccattaaacaactccccagtTCCCCTTTTTAtttaagggggggagggagagagagcagggggaggggcagagggagagggagagggagaagcagactccgtgctgagcagggagcctcacgtggggctcaatcccaggaccctgagaccatgacctgagccaaaatcaagagtctgatgcttaaccaactgagctagccaggcacccctttttccGTTTTTAAATATGActgctagaaaattttaaattacatacgATTCTCCCGTTGTACTTCTACTGCACAGCACTATTTGAGACGTTTGAAAATGGAATGTGGGTGTGAGCAGAGGAGCGGTGGGGGTTTCTAGATGTTCCCAGATGTGTTGCAAATGTGTCATATCTGTGGATGGTGGCCGGCCAAGGAGAAGCCCACTGCACGTGTAACTATTCCCGGAGGTCTACGTTTGCAGAAAAGAGGCCAAGTCAGCGGGTGGAGGGCTCCAGCCTGGGGAGAGACAGCTCTTCAGGGGAGACATTTGGACATTCATAGAATCATTGCTCCCAGTGAAGACAAACACATGCTGACATTTTTGCAATTCTTCATCAAAACactttctagttaaaaaaaaaaaaggatgtgggGGCAATCCGGctgtgacatctgtcaccccattgatcgccagggttgattcggccAATCTGGCTGGCTAGgggggtgtccccttcctccctcactgctccgTGTGCGTCCTTCCTGAAGCTTTGCACTCAGTccaagaggacgaccttccccgatagaggaggactGTTCTTCAGTCAAGGGTATATGAGTAGCtacgctcccctgctagaacctccaaacaaggtCTCAAGGTCCATTAAAaatccaaccaaccaaccaaccaaacaaaaaaacccacaaaaaaactaCGTTCTAGTTGGGAGTGAGGATGTTCCCAGAGAAATGAGATGTTGGTGGAAGAGGTGGGTGCTGAGTCCCTAGCTGTGGGAATTTCCTCCTTGAAAACAACCTGGTGCTTTTTGTCCAGTGGAGTCCTCCAAGACTAGGAGAGGGGTGCAGGGGATTTAAGGGGTTCAGGTCCATCCCCAAACTGGTCCTCCTTTGCCAACCTTAGCCAGGTTGGCAGCTCCTGGGAGATCTGCTGTGGCGGTGGGGGAGGGTGTTGGAAGTCAGACCCCAGCacccagggaaggagaaagacacCCCAAGAGCGTGCAGATGAAGAGTTCCTCTCCCCTGTGAGGCACTCCAGAAAGAAGCTGGGGGCAGTCCGGGGTCTCTCGGCAGCTGTGTCCAGGCTGTGGGCGTCATGAGGGCTGAGGAGGGCTCTGTTGCTACGGGGTCTGGGTTGCTCTTGGGAGGAAAGAGATGGGAGGCAGGACACTGAGGGGGTGCTGGGGGGGCACTAGGGAGGGAACGCTCACTCTGCAAGGACAGCATGGCGGGTTCAGTAAGACTCTCCTCTTTGTTAATGGAATATACTTGGAAACATCGGTGAGACAATCAAGGCTCTGATTCCAATGTCCTAGTTGAGACTGATGCCCACTGGATCAGATATGACCCCACCCTTTAAGGAGCTAAGGTCAACTTGATGGGTATTTTGGGGACCTGGAGGAGAGAGGATGTCACGTAAAGCTGTAGAGATGCAGAAGAAATCTGAGGGGGGAGGCTTTTTTAAAGGGAAGAGGCTGTTAGACGTCCAATCTGAGATTCCTTAAGAAAACCTGCATCAGAGCAATCTTTGCGGTGGGTATGCGAGCCTTCTGCACCTCTGTAAATAATCAGGACAGATCCAGTGAGACCAGCCATGTTTTAGGATCAAGAATAGTCTTCCTGGGGGGCTTcttgggggctcagtcggttaagcatccgactcttgatttcggctcaggtcatgatctcagggttgtgagattgagcccctgttgggagctcagtggggagtctgcttgaagttctctctctccctctccctgtgcacaacacccccccctcccccgttgctctctctccctctctctcaaataaatagacaaatctttaaaagaaaaaaaaaagggcgcctgggtggctcagttggttaagcgactgccttcggctcaggtcatgatcctggagtcccgggatcgagtcccgcatcgggctccctgctcggcggggagtctgcttctccctctgaccctcccccctctcatgtactcgctctctctcattctctctctctcaaataaataaataaaatctttaaaaaagaaaaaaaaagaaaaaaaagaaaaaaaaaagaataatcttccTTGGGGATAATGTTTGATCAAGGGGAAGTAACAATAGAGAGAAATGTGTCTCCATGGAAAATGCCAGCAAGCACAGCTTTCTGAGTGATGACATTCAGGCCATTCACTGTCTCTTACCTGTTTTGTCCCTCTTCATAACCGAAGGTTGCTGATGGAGATGCAGACCAGGTCCGAGAGATGTAGCTGAGTTTCCcacccactgagcagaaagcaggttcaaggggcgcccgggtggctcagtcgttaagcgtctgctcaggtaatgatcccaggctcatgggggatcgagcccccagtcgagccccctgctcagcagggagtccgtttctccctctcctttagcccctcccccccacctcatgctctctctctctctcaaataaataaataaataaataaaatctttaaaaaaattttacaaagcCTCACGTCAGTCTTAGGACCCAGGGACTGACTGGCTTCAGAGGTCCATCCCTCTGAAATGAATCCTCCTGCAGACAAGTGCCCGCATCTCCCGGGCTCTGAGGGACCTAAGTTCCGTGGGTCACCTTTCAAATGGAGATGTAAAACTACCTTCTGTCAGGGTTTTATGAGAACTTTCACTGTTCTTTCAAGGAAGGCTGATTAGCCAACAAAGACGGCCTGTAATTCCCTTGCCCCAATTTAAAGTCTCTCCAGCTGTGTTTCAGGAGAGCCGAGTTCAGTCGTCCTCCCCTGTTGCACTGGCCTCGAATGAAAGCCTTCCTCACCTCTTT
This region includes:
- the ERICH4 gene encoding glutamate-rich protein 4; the protein is MLTQAPPHALCSPLASPAPQRTGSFWTLSLSAPGCHCSGTMELWRQLRQAGLVPPGLGPPPQALREVPPVGRAGQTLLSPGADTAGARESLLWIWEELGHLRQVDVQLLGQLCSLGLEMGALREELVTFLEEEESLIEEEEEEEEEEEPEGKQEEGHLGASCSAPHHHLPDFEMTI